One genomic region from Candidatus Omnitrophota bacterium encodes:
- the holB gene encoding DNA polymerase III subunit delta' — protein sequence MSFADIKGQDSAVSFLKTSLKNNKLSHAYIFCGPGGIGKALTAVNFAKAIVCQNAVSYEPCDKCPSCKKIDNLSHPDVSILKAEKDRGTIKIDDIRKLIKDIYLRPFEAKKKVYIIDQAQDMKHEAANALLKTLEEPPTDSILILITDNLKALFHTIVSRSQVVRFYPLKPDQIKELLIGQYSLDEKSAHVLSRLSCGRLGEAVKYNDEDVFAKRSSLIDSVSKRSLNQLSFDDVPKEKLVLYLDILLAWFKDIASAKAGVDNSMLVNIDKKDIISNEAKRLSFEYLEDVIGSVISTISYLDQNANAKLAMSVLGVKICEV from the coding sequence ATGTCCTTCGCCGATATTAAAGGGCAGGATAGCGCTGTCTCTTTTTTAAAGACTTCGCTTAAAAATAACAAATTATCGCATGCCTATATATTCTGCGGCCCCGGCGGTATCGGCAAAGCGCTTACAGCTGTCAATTTCGCCAAAGCCATTGTATGCCAAAACGCTGTATCATACGAACCTTGCGACAAATGCCCTTCATGCAAGAAGATAGATAATTTGTCCCATCCGGATGTTTCTATATTGAAGGCGGAAAAAGACCGCGGCACGATAAAGATAGACGATATACGAAAATTGATAAAAGATATATACCTTAGGCCCTTTGAAGCGAAGAAGAAAGTTTATATTATAGACCAGGCCCAGGATATGAAACATGAGGCGGCAAACGCTTTATTAAAAACACTGGAAGAGCCCCCGACAGACTCTATATTGATACTGATAACAGACAATCTGAAGGCCCTATTTCATACTATAGTATCGCGTTCGCAGGTTGTAAGATTTTATCCGTTAAAGCCGGATCAGATCAAGGAGCTTCTTATCGGGCAATATTCTTTGGATGAAAAGAGCGCGCATGTACTTTCACGTTTGTCCTGCGGCAGGCTGGGGGAAGCGGTTAAATATAACGATGAAGACGTATTCGCAAAAAGGTCCTCTCTAATAGATAGCGTCTCCAAAAGGTCATTGAATCAGCTTTCTTTTGATGACGTGCCCAAAGAAAAGCTCGTATTGTATCTTGATATACTGCTTGCGTGGTTTAAGGATATAGCAAGCGCCAAAGCAGGCGTAGATAACTCTATGCTTGTAAATATCGACAAAAAGGATATAATCTCTAACGAGGCAAAGCGTTTGAGCTTTGAATATTTGGAAGATGTTATAGGCAGCGTTATTTCAACGATATCATATTTGGACCAGAATGCTAACGCTAAACTTGCGATGAGCGTTCTGGGTGTTAAGATTTGTGAGGTTTAA
- the epsC gene encoding serine O-acetyltransferase EpsC: MTICLSVVLNIVLIIAIFWIFVAIFFRKEINAIFERDPAASGFLEVLLTYSGLHALVFYKVSNVLLKLRVPFFPRWISQLGRFFTGIEIHPGAAIGNSLFIDHGMGVVIGETTIIGDNVTMYQGVTLGGTGKEKGKRHPTIGSNVVIGAGAKVLGNITIGDNSYIGSNAVVIKDVPANSTVVGVPGRVTKQDGKKIDIDLDHIHVLDPLLQDLDELKKRIEDLEK, encoded by the coding sequence ATGACTATTTGCCTTAGTGTGGTACTCAATATCGTCTTAATAATAGCGATCTTCTGGATTTTTGTCGCTATATTTTTCAGGAAAGAGATAAATGCGATATTCGAGCGCGATCCGGCGGCAAGCGGTTTTCTGGAGGTGCTTTTAACTTATTCAGGGCTGCATGCGCTGGTATTCTATAAGGTATCGAATGTGCTTCTTAAGCTTCGCGTGCCGTTTTTCCCGAGATGGATCTCGCAGTTGGGCCGGTTCTTTACAGGCATAGAGATACATCCCGGCGCTGCTATTGGGAACAGCCTATTTATAGATCATGGCATGGGTGTCGTAATAGGCGAGACCACTATTATTGGGGATAATGTCACCATGTATCAGGGCGTGACATTGGGCGGTACGGGCAAAGAGAAGGGCAAGCGCCATCCTACTATAGGGAGCAATGTCGTAATAGGGGCGGGCGCGAAAGTTTTAGGCAATATTACGATAGGAGACAATTCCTATATAGGCTCAAATGCTGTTGTGATAAAGGATGTTCCCGCGAATTCCACAGTTGTCGGTGTTCCAGGCAGGGTCACAAAACAGGACGGCAAGAAGATAGATATAGACCTCGACCATATCCACGTGCTCGATCCGCTATTGCAAGATCTCGATGAGCTTAAGAAGAGGATAGAAGACCTGGAGAAATGA
- the cysS gene encoding cysteine--tRNA ligase, which translates to MKIYSSLTRKKEEFAPIKPGSIGMYVCGPTVYDESHIGHARSAYIFDVVRRYLEYKGNKVTFVRNVTDVDDKIIEKAKKVSGVKGQGSNLIEETKEISKKYLDAYHEDMDLLGIGHPDKEPKATEYIPKMIKFIEDLIKRDCAYESGGDVYFDIKKAKDYGKLSNQNTDKMEIGARISHGEKKRDPLDFALWKKAKEGEPYWKSPWSDGRPGWHIECSAMSSDILGDEFDIHGGGVDLIFPHHENEIAQSEGAGKKFARYWMHNGLLTIDKEKMAKSLGNFISIKDFIAKYKDADYLKLLFLNTHYRHPVDYTEEKIGEMKAQKERFIILLEKLHRPGDKLLSKTTPGRCKNDKIADFKRRFEEAMDDDFNMPLALADLFELVNFTNKNIDNYEITLESKKILHKLAEIFGLSLSQADKALPETVEALIRQRNEARANKDYKRSDDIRKDLSDMGVILEDTKDGTVWRRKV; encoded by the coding sequence ATGAAGATATATAGTTCGCTTACCAGAAAAAAAGAAGAGTTTGCCCCGATTAAACCCGGCTCGATTGGGATGTATGTCTGTGGGCCGACAGTTTATGATGAGTCCCACATAGGCCATGCCAGGAGCGCGTACATATTTGATGTGGTTAGGCGCTATCTTGAGTATAAAGGCAATAAGGTCACATTCGTCAGGAACGTTACGGATGTCGACGATAAGATAATAGAGAAAGCAAAAAAAGTGTCAGGTGTCAAGGGTCAAGGGTCAAATTTAATTGAAGAAACAAAAGAAATTTCAAAAAAATATCTTGACGCATATCATGAGGATATGGACTTGCTGGGGATAGGACACCCCGACAAAGAACCGAAGGCAACCGAATATATCCCGAAGATGATTAAATTTATCGAAGATCTTATAAAAAGAGATTGCGCGTATGAATCGGGCGGGGACGTATATTTCGATATAAAGAAGGCCAAAGATTACGGAAAATTATCCAATCAGAATACAGATAAGATGGAAATAGGCGCAAGGATCTCGCATGGAGAGAAGAAACGCGACCCTTTAGACTTCGCGTTATGGAAGAAGGCAAAAGAGGGAGAGCCTTACTGGAAAAGTCCATGGTCAGACGGCAGGCCCGGATGGCACATAGAGTGCTCCGCTATGAGCTCCGATATTCTTGGAGATGAATTCGACATACATGGCGGCGGAGTGGACCTTATATTTCCTCATCACGAAAATGAGATAGCGCAGTCCGAGGGCGCGGGTAAGAAGTTCGCGCGCTATTGGATGCACAATGGGCTTTTGACCATCGACAAGGAAAAGATGGCAAAGTCACTCGGTAATTTTATCTCTATAAAAGATTTTATCGCTAAGTATAAAGATGCTGATTACCTGAAACTATTATTTCTCAATACTCACTATCGTCATCCGGTCGATTATACAGAAGAGAAGATAGGTGAGATGAAGGCGCAAAAAGAGCGGTTTATAATTCTACTTGAGAAGTTACACCGCCCCGGTGACAAGCTGCTTTCTAAAACTACACCGGGGCGGTGTAAGAACGACAAAATCGCTGATTTCAAGCGCCGTTTCGAAGAGGCGATGGACGATGATTTTAATATGCCCCTGGCGTTAGCCGATCTGTTCGAACTGGTAAATTTTACAAATAAGAATATCGATAATTACGAAATTACCCTTGAATCGAAAAAAATATTACATAAACTTGCGGAAATTTTTGGTTTGAGCCTAAGCCAAGCCGATAAAGCCTTGCCGGAAACCGTTGAGGCTCTGATAAGACAACGGAATGAGGCGAGGGCAAACAAGGACTATAAAAGATCCGATGACATACGCAAGGATCTTAGCGATATGGGCGTTATACTGGAAGATACGAAGGATGGCACGGTGTGGCGAAGAAAAGTTTAA
- the ispF gene encoding 2-C-methyl-D-erythritol 2,4-cyclodiphosphate synthase produces MRTGIGYDIHRLVEERKLFLGGVEIPYVKGLIGYSDGDVILHAISDALLGALALGDIGQHFPNTDPNYKDIASKEILKKVAQLVSDKKYTVNNIDVAAIAEEPKIMPFKDKMVEAISGILGIDRSRVNIKATTNEGVGAFGRGEAIAAYAVATLVEK; encoded by the coding sequence ATGAGGACCGGTATAGGGTATGATATTCACAGGCTCGTCGAGGAGAGAAAATTATTTTTGGGCGGAGTTGAGATACCATACGTAAAGGGATTAATAGGATATTCTGACGGTGACGTGATCCTGCACGCGATATCGGACGCGCTTTTGGGGGCTCTGGCGCTGGGTGATATAGGCCAGCATTTTCCGAATACCGACCCAAATTATAAAGATATAGCGAGTAAAGAGATATTGAAGAAAGTGGCGCAGTTAGTATCGGATAAAAAGTATACGGTAAACAATATAGACGTGGCCGCTATAGCCGAGGAGCCGAAGATCATGCCCTTTAAGGACAAGATGGTCGAGGCCATATCCGGTATTTTAGGTATAGACAGGTCCAGGGTTAATATAAAAGCCACCACAAATGAAGGAGTGGGCGCCTTTGGCAGGGGCGAAGCGATAGCCGCGTATGCCGTCGCAACGTTGGTAGAGAAATAA
- a CDS encoding stage 0 sporulation family protein translates to MYEVIQVRLREAGKISYYSTGGMKFKTGDYVIVESDRGQDYGQVISENEVILDSDVEQPLRKVIRKANPWDMHQIDKNKKKVREVMDACNKKIHERHLAMKLIDAEFTFDRSKIMFYFTAEGRIDFRDLVKDLANVFKTRIELKQIGVRDEAKMLGGFGPCGRVLCCATFLKDFEPVTIKMAKEQNLPLNPTKISGLCGRLMCCLSYEHKTYKELMKGAPNQGDIIKTEKGNGKVIGINAIKRSATVELEDGSLLEIPYK, encoded by the coding sequence ATGTACGAAGTAATACAGGTAAGGCTAAGGGAAGCGGGCAAGATATCATATTACTCCACCGGCGGCATGAAATTTAAAACCGGCGATTATGTAATTGTGGAGTCTGACAGGGGGCAGGACTATGGACAGGTGATATCGGAGAACGAAGTAATCCTCGATTCCGACGTGGAGCAGCCCTTAAGAAAAGTCATCAGGAAAGCCAATCCGTGGGACATGCACCAGATAGACAAGAATAAGAAGAAGGTAAGGGAGGTAATGGACGCCTGTAATAAAAAGATACATGAGCGCCACTTAGCCATGAAGCTCATAGACGCGGAATTTACATTTGACCGGTCGAAGATAATGTTCTATTTTACCGCGGAAGGCAGGATAGACTTTAGGGATCTGGTCAAGGATCTCGCCAACGTCTTCAAGACGAGGATAGAGTTAAAGCAGATAGGCGTGCGCGATGAAGCCAAGATGCTGGGCGGCTTCGGTCCGTGCGGACGGGTCCTGTGCTGCGCGACATTCTTAAAGGATTTCGAGCCGGTTACGATAAAGATGGCAAAAGAGCAAAATCTTCCGTTAAACCCCACAAAGATATCGGGCCTATGCGGACGTCTCATGTGTTGTTTAAGCTATGAGCATAAAACTTATAAAGAGCTCATGAAGGGCGCGCCGAACCAGGGAGATATCATAAAAACGGAGAAGGGTAACGGCAAAGTAATCGGCATAAACGCGATAAAGCGCTCGGCAACCGTTGAACTTGAAGACG
- the tmk gene encoding dTMP kinase: MAKKSLKKGLFITFEGIEGCGKSTHSRLLLDYLKKNGYSCVITREPGGTKLGEEVRKILLNSDGLHISDLTELFLFEACRRQIVEDIITPAIKRKNIIICDRFSDATFSYQGYGGKVDMNIIEKIDDVATNSLAPDLTILLDIDTVEGLRRAKKKGTDRIESKDVAYHKRVRKGYLELARKYPKRIKVIKVDGEIPKVQSLVRREVDNVLRRY, from the coding sequence GTGGCGAAGAAAAGTTTAAAAAAAGGTTTATTCATAACTTTTGAGGGCATAGAAGGCTGCGGCAAGAGTACGCATTCCAGGCTTCTCTTAGATTATCTTAAGAAGAATGGGTATTCGTGCGTAATTACCCGTGAGCCGGGCGGCACAAAGTTAGGCGAAGAAGTCAGGAAAATTCTGCTTAATTCCGACGGCCTGCATATATCCGATTTAACCGAATTGTTTTTATTTGAAGCATGCCGCCGCCAGATAGTGGAGGATATAATAACGCCCGCGATAAAGAGGAAAAATATTATCATATGTGACAGATTTAGCGACGCGACATTCTCTTATCAGGGATATGGCGGTAAAGTCGATATGAATATAATAGAGAAGATCGACGATGTGGCGACAAATTCTTTGGCGCCGGATCTTACTATACTTTTGGATATAGATACTGTAGAAGGTTTGAGGCGCGCTAAGAAGAAGGGCACTGATAGAATTGAGTCAAAAGATGTCGCGTACCATAAGAGGGTGAGAAAAGGCTATCTGGAGCTGGCAAGAAAATATCCGAAAAGGATAAAAGTGATAAAAGTTGACGGCGAAATACCCAAAGTCCAGTCTTTGGTAAGAAGAGAGGTCGATAATGTCCTTCGCCGATATTAA
- the ispD gene encoding 2-C-methyl-D-erythritol 4-phosphate cytidylyltransferase, giving the protein MRPRVVAIVPAAGLGKRLKTREKKAFVRLGGRPLIVYALKTLNSSKYIDTIIIAVQPTLIKRLKGIIKKYGISKAKFITGGGKTRSKSVKNCFDLIGPSYDIVLVHDAARPFLSEDMIAGSVLLAQRHGACITAVRQTDTVKLADKNLFIRKTLDRDSLWRAQTPQVFKYSLLKKAYSKAGTREEITDDAIYLERIGKKVKILEGSAKNIKVTTKEDLKMAEVLL; this is encoded by the coding sequence ATGAGGCCAAGGGTAGTCGCGATAGTTCCGGCTGCCGGTTTGGGAAAAAGACTCAAGACCCGTGAAAAGAAAGCGTTTGTACGACTTGGCGGAAGGCCGTTAATAGTGTATGCGCTTAAAACTCTTAACTCATCAAAATACATAGATACCATAATCATCGCGGTCCAGCCCACACTGATAAAGCGACTCAAGGGAATAATAAAAAAGTACGGCATATCTAAGGCAAAATTTATAACGGGCGGAGGGAAGACGCGCTCGAAATCTGTTAAAAATTGTTTTGACCTTATAGGCCCGTCATACGATATAGTTTTGGTGCATGACGCGGCAAGGCCTTTTCTGTCGGAAGATATGATAGCCGGTTCCGTGCTTTTAGCCCAAAGGCACGGCGCGTGCATAACCGCGGTGCGCCAGACCGATACTGTAAAATTAGCGGATAAGAATTTATTTATCAGGAAGACGCTTGATAGGGATAGCCTATGGCGCGCGCAGACGCCGCAGGTTTTCAAATACAGCCTGTTGAAGAAGGCTTATTCTAAAGCAGGTACTCGAGAAGAAATAACCGATGATGCCATTTATTTAGAGCGCATCGGTAAAAAGGTTAAGATCCTTGAAGGCAGCGCGAAAAATATTAAGGTAACGACAAAAGAGGATCTAAAAATGGCCGAGGTGTTATTATGA